In a single window of the Litorilituus sediminis genome:
- a CDS encoding serine hydrolase, whose amino-acid sequence MASYVGGFFFCASVALSPIAKAASIIPDAPQINAKGFILVDYTTGKVIAEGNADSQLAPASLTKMMTSYIIGKEIESGNISNTDKVTISENAWAKNFPDSSKMFIEVGTEVSVDELNRGIIIASGNDACVAMAEHIAGSESAFADLMNAHAEQLGMSSSYFENSHGLDSSEHMTTPRDMATLASAIIREVPEEYALYKIKSFTYNNIKQYNRNSLLWDKSLNVDGMKTGHTSNAGYSLVTSATKGNMRLVTVVMGTESERARKVESKKLLNYGFRFFETYNPYKAGEKFVSNRVWMGDKKNVDLGILTDTPITIPRGQRKNLKANFELNQQLTAPIAKGTVVGKLFLQLDGEDIAQYPLVTLQEVNEGSMFSRLVDYVKLQFVD is encoded by the coding sequence ATGGCCTCCTATGTTGGCGGTTTCTTCTTCTGTGCTTCAGTAGCACTTTCTCCTATTGCTAAAGCCGCATCAATTATTCCTGATGCCCCACAAATTAACGCGAAAGGTTTTATTCTCGTTGACTACACCACAGGTAAAGTTATCGCTGAAGGCAATGCTGATAGCCAATTAGCACCAGCTAGCTTAACCAAAATGATGACCAGCTACATTATCGGTAAAGAAATCGAAAGTGGTAATATTAGCAATACTGACAAAGTCACCATTAGCGAAAATGCTTGGGCGAAAAACTTCCCAGACTCATCAAAGATGTTTATTGAAGTTGGCACAGAAGTTAGCGTAGATGAATTAAATCGCGGTATTATTATCGCCTCGGGTAATGATGCCTGTGTTGCTATGGCAGAGCATATTGCTGGTAGTGAAAGTGCTTTTGCTGATTTAATGAATGCTCATGCAGAGCAGCTTGGCATGTCAAGCAGTTACTTTGAAAATAGTCATGGCCTTGACAGCTCTGAGCATATGACCACCCCGCGTGACATGGCCACTTTAGCGAGTGCTATTATTCGTGAAGTCCCTGAAGAATACGCCCTCTATAAAATTAAATCATTTACCTACAACAATATTAAGCAGTACAACCGTAATAGTTTGTTATGGGATAAGAGCCTGAATGTCGATGGCATGAAAACGGGCCATACCTCGAATGCCGGTTATAGCTTAGTAACCTCAGCAACTAAAGGAAATATGCGTTTAGTTACGGTTGTTATGGGCACTGAAAGCGAGCGTGCAAGAAAAGTAGAGAGTAAAAAATTACTTAACTACGGTTTCCGCTTTTTTGAAACATATAACCCATACAAAGCCGGTGAAAAATTTGTTTCAAATCGCGTATGGATGGGCGATAAAAAGAACGTTGATTTAGGCATTTTAACGGATACGCCAATTACCATTCCTCGTGGACAACGTAAGAATTTAAAAGCAAACTTTGAGCTAAACCAGCAATTAACCGCGCCTATTGCTAAAGGTACTGTAGTAGGTAAGTTATTCTTACAACTAGATGGTGAAGATATCGCCCAATATCCACTAGTCACCCTGCAAGAAGTTAATGAAGGCAGTATGTTTAGCCGTTTAGTGGATTATGTAAAACTACAATTTGTAGATTAA
- a CDS encoding IS1182 family transposase, whose protein sequence is MLREPSPQQHELEMVTLDQLVPANHLVRKLDKYIDFEFIRDEVKDLYCTDNGRPPVEPVQLFKIMLLGYLFGIKSERQIIKDIEVNVAYRWFLRMGLTEKVIDASTLSQNRIRRFNGTDVFERIFNHIVQQAIKHGLVGGKALFTDSTHLKANANKRKFTNKLKPVSTSAYIKQINKAVEADRKAAGKKPLKDKGYCEIKRNKVSKTDSDSGYMHRDEKPKGFFYLDHRTVDNDYNIIVDTHITPGNVHDSQPYIARLDAIENRFALSPEFVGIDAGYFTAPVCFNLEQRNIQGVFGYRRPSRTKNAIKKKHFKYDEKADTYTCPQEQTLIYSTTSREGYREYHSDPKVCVNCPQLKDCTKSKSHKKVITRHVMAASQDRANEFRLTSLGKYLYKRRCETVERSFADAKQHHGHRYARYRGKHNVQMQAYMAAAAQNMKKIAMTLSNIPQIMAI, encoded by the coding sequence ATGTTAAGAGAACCTTCCCCGCAACAACATGAACTCGAAATGGTCACGCTAGACCAGTTAGTTCCAGCCAACCATCTAGTTCGTAAACTCGATAAGTATATTGACTTTGAGTTTATTCGAGATGAAGTCAAAGACTTATATTGCACTGATAATGGTCGTCCTCCGGTGGAGCCAGTCCAGCTATTTAAAATTATGCTACTTGGGTACTTATTTGGTATTAAAAGTGAGCGCCAAATCATCAAAGACATCGAAGTAAATGTCGCGTATCGATGGTTTCTCCGCATGGGGCTTACCGAGAAAGTTATCGATGCCTCAACACTTAGTCAAAATCGTATTCGTCGTTTCAATGGCACAGATGTATTTGAACGTATATTTAATCACATCGTCCAACAAGCCATTAAACATGGTCTAGTTGGGGGCAAAGCCTTATTCACCGACAGCACACACTTAAAAGCAAACGCCAATAAACGAAAGTTCACCAACAAGCTCAAACCCGTCTCAACCAGTGCCTATATTAAGCAAATCAACAAAGCTGTGGAGGCAGACCGTAAAGCGGCTGGAAAAAAGCCACTCAAGGATAAAGGCTATTGTGAGATAAAGCGGAATAAGGTAAGTAAAACCGATAGTGATAGCGGTTATATGCACCGAGATGAAAAGCCAAAAGGTTTTTTCTACCTAGACCACAGAACCGTAGATAACGACTATAACATTATTGTAGATACGCATATTACGCCAGGTAATGTCCACGATTCTCAACCATACATTGCTCGCCTTGATGCCATTGAAAATCGCTTTGCACTATCCCCTGAATTTGTTGGTATTGATGCAGGCTACTTCACAGCGCCCGTCTGTTTTAATCTGGAACAACGTAACATCCAAGGGGTGTTTGGTTACCGTCGTCCTTCACGAACGAAGAATGCCATTAAGAAAAAGCACTTCAAATACGACGAGAAAGCAGATACGTATACCTGCCCGCAAGAGCAAACGTTAATCTACTCGACCACCAGTCGAGAGGGTTACCGAGAATATCATTCTGACCCCAAGGTATGCGTTAATTGCCCTCAATTAAAAGATTGCACTAAGAGTAAAAGTCATAAGAAAGTGATAACACGCCACGTAATGGCTGCGAGTCAAGATCGGGCTAATGAATTTCGCTTAACAAGCCTTGGTAAATACCTTTACAAACGACGATGCGAAACCGTTGAAAGAAGTTTTGCTGATGCAAAGCAACACCATGGTCACAGGTATGCAAGATACCGAGGTAAGCATAATGTTCAAATGCAAGCATATATGGCTGCGGCAGCACAAAATATGAAGAAGATAGCAATGACGCTATCAAATATTCCCCAAATAATGGCAATCTAA
- a CDS encoding dihydrolipoyllysine-residue acetyltransferase encodes MSIDFILPDIGEGIVECELVEWLVKEGDTIVEDQPIADVMTDKALVQIPAMHSGVIEKLYYQQGEIAKVHEPLFAMVADGANSSAAAAEKVKPEVNDKPVDTAPQVEAKPEVTANTGKTAKAANGKALASPAVRRVAREMDVNIHEVSGSGKKGRVYKDDVLAHCQSEPVTSTTFVTTGGKRTEAIRGVKAVMAKAMQESVSSIPHFTYCEEIDMTELIALRKELKEVYAKQDIKLTMMPFFMKAMSLALKEFPLINSQVNDDCSELTYFDDHNIGMAVDSKVGLLVPNVKHVQVKSILDLAQDITRLTNDARSGRVATEDLKGGTITISNIGAIGGTVATPIINKPETAIVALGKLQTLPRFNDKGEVEARSIMQVSWSGDHRIIDGGTIARFCNLWKSFLEKPSNMLVHMS; translated from the coding sequence ATGAGTATAGATTTTATATTACCCGATATCGGTGAAGGTATCGTAGAGTGTGAGCTGGTAGAGTGGTTAGTAAAAGAAGGCGATACAATTGTTGAAGATCAACCTATTGCTGACGTGATGACAGATAAAGCCTTAGTACAAATACCGGCAATGCATTCAGGGGTTATTGAAAAGTTATATTATCAACAAGGTGAAATTGCTAAGGTTCATGAACCTTTGTTTGCCATGGTAGCTGATGGTGCTAACTCTTCTGCTGCAGCAGCTGAAAAAGTAAAGCCTGAAGTGAATGACAAGCCAGTAGACACAGCACCGCAAGTTGAAGCAAAGCCAGAAGTTACAGCGAATACGGGTAAAACTGCAAAAGCTGCTAATGGGAAAGCATTAGCTAGCCCAGCTGTTCGCCGTGTAGCACGTGAAATGGATGTTAACATTCATGAGGTGTCAGGTAGCGGTAAAAAAGGACGTGTCTATAAAGATGATGTACTAGCGCACTGTCAAAGTGAGCCTGTGACTTCAACGACGTTTGTAACAACCGGTGGCAAACGCACAGAAGCCATTCGTGGTGTTAAAGCGGTTATGGCCAAAGCGATGCAAGAGTCTGTTTCTAGCATTCCGCATTTCACTTACTGTGAAGAGATTGATATGACAGAGCTGATTGCTTTGCGTAAAGAGCTGAAAGAAGTTTACGCTAAGCAAGATATTAAGCTAACTATGATGCCATTTTTCATGAAGGCGATGTCATTAGCACTAAAAGAGTTCCCATTAATTAACTCGCAAGTTAATGATGATTGCAGTGAATTAACCTATTTTGATGATCACAACATAGGTATGGCTGTGGACTCAAAAGTGGGCTTATTAGTTCCTAATGTTAAACATGTGCAAGTTAAATCTATTTTAGATTTAGCGCAAGATATCACGCGTTTAACTAATGATGCTCGTAGTGGCCGTGTTGCAACCGAGGATTTAAAAGGCGGTACTATTACCATCTCGAATATCGGTGCCATAGGTGGTACGGTAGCAACGCCAATTATTAATAAGCCTGAGACGGCTATTGTCGCGTTAGGTAAGCTACAAACTTTACCAAGATTTAACGATAAGGGTGAAGTGGAAGCGCGCAGTATTATGCAGGTGAGTTGGTCTGGCGATCATCGAATTATTGATGGCGGCACGATTGCAAGGTTCTGTAACCTATGGAAGTCATTCCTTGAAAAACCAAGCAATATGCTAGTGCATATGAGTTAA
- a CDS encoding alpha-ketoacid dehydrogenase subunit beta, whose amino-acid sequence MAQMNLLHAINNALDIAMAENDRAVCFGEDVGHFGGVFRATSGLQDKYGKTRCFNTPLVEQGIIGFANGLAAQGSVAIAEIQFADYIFPAFDQIVNESAKFRYRSGNEFNVGKLTIRTPYGGGIAGGLYHSQSPEAYFAHTPGLKVVVPRNPYQAKGLLLASIRDDNPVVFFEPKRLYRASVGEVPEEDYQLPLGKAEVVQTGTDITLLAWGAQMEIIEKAAKMAEADDISCEVVDLRTILPWDIETVCQSVMKTGRLLVSQEAPLTAGFASEIAATVQNECFLHLESPIARVCGLDTPYPLALEKEYMSDHLKVYEAIKKSVNY is encoded by the coding sequence ATGGCACAAATGAACTTATTACATGCGATAAATAACGCACTCGATATTGCCATGGCTGAAAATGATCGTGCGGTATGCTTTGGTGAAGATGTTGGTCACTTTGGTGGTGTCTTTAGAGCGACCAGTGGTTTACAAGATAAATATGGTAAAACTCGTTGCTTTAATACCCCGTTAGTCGAGCAGGGGATTATTGGCTTTGCCAATGGTTTAGCTGCACAAGGCAGTGTTGCTATTGCAGAGATCCAATTTGCAGATTATATCTTCCCTGCGTTTGACCAAATCGTAAATGAGTCGGCAAAATTTAGATACCGTAGTGGTAATGAATTTAATGTCGGTAAATTAACTATTCGTACGCCATACGGTGGCGGTATTGCCGGGGGCTTATACCACAGTCAGTCTCCAGAAGCGTACTTTGCTCATACGCCTGGCTTAAAAGTTGTTGTGCCACGCAATCCGTATCAAGCAAAAGGCTTATTACTTGCCTCTATTCGCGATGATAACCCTGTTGTATTCTTCGAGCCTAAACGTTTATATCGTGCATCAGTGGGTGAAGTGCCTGAAGAAGATTACCAATTACCTTTAGGTAAGGCTGAGGTTGTACAAACAGGTACTGACATTACCTTATTAGCTTGGGGGGCTCAGATGGAGATCATCGAAAAAGCAGCGAAAATGGCTGAAGCTGATGATATCTCATGTGAAGTGGTTGATTTAAGAACCATATTGCCGTGGGATATCGAAACGGTATGTCAATCGGTGATGAAAACGGGTCGATTACTGGTTAGCCAAGAGGCACCATTGACCGCAGGTTTTGCTAGTGAAATTGCAGCGACTGTTCAAAATGAATGTTTCTTACATTTAGAATCACCTATTGCTCGTGTTTGTGGTTTAGATACACCGTACCCATTGGCACTAGAAAAAGAATATATGAGCGATCACTTAAAAGTGTATGAAGCCATTAAGAAAAGCGTAAATTATTAA
- a CDS encoding thiamine pyrophosphate-dependent dehydrogenase E1 component subunit alpha, which produces MTTELYNDGTVVHAPTFIDGSSIDIPELRILHQDGSVYPDADMPDIDETLAIKIYKTLAFHRVLDERMVASQRQGRLSFYMAALGEEATTVGGAAGLEPQDMIMGQYREQGALMFRGFSLENFMNQLFSNEKDLGKGRQMPIHYGSNELNYMTISSPLGTQIPQATGYAYGQKLQGLDAVTLCYFGEGAASEGDFHAGLNMAAVQQAPVIFFCRNNGYAISTPSDEQYKGNGIASRGVGYGIKTLRIDGNDILAVLKAMQIARAYALKENAPVLIEAMSYRLGAHSTSDDPSGYRTREEEEKWQANDPILRMKNWLLAQNWWDEEQDTVLFEGLREEVLAAVKVSEKINKPHIDTMITDVYDTPTAQLQQQLDEVKAHVNKYPEAYPFTAGKF; this is translated from the coding sequence ATGACCACTGAATTATATAATGATGGAACTGTAGTGCATGCGCCTACATTTATCGACGGATCCAGTATCGACATTCCAGAGTTAAGGATATTACATCAAGACGGTAGTGTTTACCCTGATGCTGATATGCCTGATATCGATGAAACTTTGGCGATAAAAATCTATAAAACCTTAGCCTTTCATCGTGTTTTAGATGAGCGTATGGTGGCATCACAACGTCAAGGACGTTTGAGCTTTTATATGGCAGCGCTTGGTGAAGAAGCGACTACGGTTGGTGGCGCAGCAGGCTTAGAGCCGCAAGATATGATCATGGGCCAATACCGTGAGCAAGGCGCGTTAATGTTTCGTGGCTTTAGCCTAGAAAACTTTATGAACCAACTGTTTAGTAATGAAAAAGATCTAGGTAAAGGCAGACAAATGCCAATTCATTATGGTTCTAATGAATTGAATTATATGACGATTTCTTCCCCTTTAGGGACGCAAATTCCACAAGCAACTGGCTATGCTTATGGTCAGAAATTACAAGGCTTAGATGCGGTTACTTTATGCTATTTTGGCGAAGGTGCTGCCTCAGAAGGGGACTTTCATGCTGGCTTAAATATGGCTGCAGTACAGCAAGCGCCAGTGATCTTCTTCTGTCGCAACAATGGTTATGCGATTTCAACGCCTTCTGATGAACAATATAAAGGTAATGGTATTGCCTCTCGCGGTGTTGGTTATGGCATCAAAACCTTACGTATTGATGGTAATGACATACTGGCGGTACTAAAAGCAATGCAAATCGCTAGGGCTTACGCACTAAAAGAGAATGCGCCAGTATTAATCGAAGCTATGTCTTATCGTTTAGGCGCTCATTCAACCTCAGATGATCCTTCTGGCTATCGTACACGAGAAGAAGAAGAAAAGTGGCAAGCAAATGACCCTATTTTACGTATGAAGAATTGGTTGTTAGCGCAAAACTGGTGGGATGAAGAGCAAGATACTGTTTTATTTGAAGGTTTAAGAGAAGAGGTGCTTGCTGCAGTTAAGGTATCAGAGAAAATTAATAAACCACATATTGATACTATGATTACTGACGTATATGACACACCCACTGCGCAATTACAGCAACAATTAGATGAAGTAAAAGCACACGTCAATAAATATCCTGAAGCCTATCCATTTACCGCGGGGAAATTTTAG
- a CDS encoding methyl-accepting chemotaxis protein, with translation MRASYFFKLSSLAIILFALSFLATMYWVANTLAKSKLELATYEQVKQSVSIDFNRTIHSYLENGDASLLVKAEQQLQTIATSAQQLKQSQFEQEVITQLNELDTLISTKVRAFGKLSGAPTALLSHSEQSLFALSHQLANYVQVSEEISTSQQVSYLSQLEAFTFTLSQLVTAREKMLQQNGHDDKTMGYILAALTKAAQALANMPTLAIYEEVEEDELVLDDEQASELSGEAIAEINSLLNRYQQEFNNTLNIGQQKSQVTQLLKEKLNALEAVIFANEKVVNDKQNDTTQQLQLIITALLGFLVVFLLSNHFLQHRIILKPLRLLRDSFVQLLKQGKVNNINNIAANTELGEIANSFNQLVSQLERDDQTKAHQLTLVSSTLHIMQDQAANIHDSSSNTSAQVNTVQSSMQALDEVTEEVHQLSEQVVVNAQNTQVAMQLSLEQVQQALSASELTADAANAGKQAINQLDISVNSVNSIIDVINAIADQTNLLALNAAIEAARAGDHGRGFSVVATEVRELAAKTQDSLQQINGQLGQLQQDSKRIENNMIDIEQAATKQRKIALSLQDNAEKVSEQALASANVAKQSQQQINQQKQHFQSFKLAMTDVKDGVAQSKDLAEHISAQVASKVDDIQQTLNLAKAS, from the coding sequence ATGCGAGCATCTTATTTTTTCAAACTATCCAGTTTAGCCATCATTCTCTTTGCGCTGTCTTTTTTAGCCACCATGTATTGGGTTGCTAATACCTTAGCCAAAAGTAAACTGGAGTTAGCAACTTACGAACAAGTGAAGCAATCAGTTTCTATTGATTTTAACCGCACTATTCACAGTTACTTAGAAAATGGTGATGCTAGTCTTTTGGTAAAAGCAGAGCAGCAATTACAAACAATAGCCACAAGCGCGCAGCAATTAAAACAATCACAATTTGAACAAGAAGTAATAACGCAACTAAATGAGTTAGACACACTCATCTCAACGAAAGTACGCGCCTTTGGTAAGTTAAGCGGCGCTCCTACTGCATTATTAAGTCATAGTGAACAAAGCCTGTTTGCACTCAGTCACCAGCTCGCTAACTATGTACAAGTTAGTGAAGAAATTTCCACTTCGCAGCAAGTGAGCTACCTTAGCCAACTGGAAGCATTTACCTTTACTTTAAGTCAATTAGTCACGGCTAGAGAAAAAATGCTCCAACAAAATGGTCATGACGATAAAACCATGGGTTATATCTTGGCAGCTCTAACCAAGGCTGCCCAGGCATTAGCCAATATGCCAACATTAGCCATTTATGAAGAAGTTGAAGAAGATGAACTTGTATTAGACGATGAGCAAGCAAGCGAATTATCAGGTGAAGCGATTGCTGAAATAAATAGCTTGCTCAATCGATATCAGCAAGAATTCAATAATACTCTCAATATAGGTCAGCAAAAAAGCCAAGTCACCCAGTTATTAAAAGAAAAACTTAATGCATTAGAAGCCGTTATTTTTGCTAACGAAAAAGTAGTCAATGATAAGCAAAATGACACAACGCAACAGCTACAATTGATTATCACAGCGCTATTAGGCTTTTTAGTTGTTTTCTTATTAAGTAACCACTTCTTGCAACATCGCATCATCTTAAAACCATTAAGGTTACTAAGAGATAGCTTTGTGCAATTACTCAAACAAGGGAAAGTGAATAATATTAACAATATTGCCGCTAACACCGAGCTAGGTGAAATTGCTAATAGCTTTAATCAATTAGTGAGCCAATTAGAGCGAGACGATCAAACCAAAGCGCATCAGCTTACTTTAGTTTCCAGCACATTACATATAATGCAAGATCAAGCCGCTAACATTCATGATTCTTCAAGCAATACTTCTGCACAAGTCAATACAGTACAATCAAGTATGCAGGCCTTAGACGAAGTAACAGAAGAAGTACATCAGTTATCTGAACAAGTGGTCGTTAACGCACAAAATACTCAAGTTGCAATGCAATTAAGCTTAGAGCAAGTTCAACAAGCATTATCAGCCAGCGAACTTACCGCAGATGCCGCCAATGCTGGCAAACAGGCGATTAACCAATTAGATATATCGGTTAACAGTGTCAATAGCATTATCGATGTTATCAATGCTATTGCCGATCAAACCAACCTATTAGCGTTAAATGCCGCGATTGAAGCGGCAAGAGCGGGTGATCACGGCAGAGGTTTTTCTGTGGTTGCAACAGAAGTGCGAGAGCTTGCCGCTAAAACACAAGATTCATTACAGCAAATCAACGGGCAACTAGGTCAGCTACAACAAGATAGTAAGCGTATTGAAAATAATATGATAGATATTGAGCAGGCAGCCACTAAGCAACGTAAAATAGCTCTGTCATTACAAGATAATGCCGAGAAAGTCAGTGAACAAGCGCTTGCTTCCGCCAATGTTGCTAAGCAGTCACAACAACAAATAAATCAACAAAAACAGCATTTTCAATCGTTTAAGCTGGCAATGACTGATGTTAAAGACGGTGTCGCGCAATCAAAAGATTTAGCCGAGCACATTAGTGCCCAAGTGGCATCTAAGGTTGATGATATTCAACAAACCTTAAATCTCGCGAAAGCAAGTTAA
- the pgm gene encoding phosphoglucomutase (alpha-D-glucose-1,6-bisphosphate-dependent) codes for MSVHPLAGKAARPEDTINIAKLVSDYYLLKPDVSMLEQQVCFGTSGHRGSANKASFNEHHIVAICQAIVEYRQTQGITGPLYLGKDTHALSEPAFASAISVLIANGVNVVIQQDEGFTPTPVISRLIIAHNQKAPAELADGIIITPSHNPPADGGIKYNPPHGGPAQASITKQIEKRANELIAQQCQVVIQLAYQEAMQSSLLTKQDFISFYTRELAKIIDMQAIADAGVCIGVDPLGGSGIHYWGEIAQRYGIQLSVVNPVVDASFSFMPLDKDGKIRMDCSSKYAMANLINMKDDFDISVGNDPDFDRHGIVTKTGGLMNPNHYLAVAIHYLLSHRNWGKERKIGKTLVSSSIIDRVAKKHNQPLAEVPVGFKWFVDGLDDTSFAFAGEESAGAAFITKAGDTWTTDKDGFILALLAAEMLAVTGKDPHQIYADLAAELGQPFYGRVEAPANLAQKQKLTNLDATSIKVDSLAGDKILQVMSHAPGNNAAIGGVKVVTDNAWFAARPSGTEDIYKIYAESFVSEQHLQLVIADAQRIVDGVFA; via the coding sequence ATGAGTGTTCATCCCTTAGCAGGTAAAGCTGCGCGACCTGAAGATACTATTAATATTGCTAAGTTGGTTTCTGACTATTATCTACTTAAGCCTGATGTCAGTATGCTTGAGCAACAAGTCTGTTTTGGTACTTCTGGTCATAGGGGCAGTGCCAATAAAGCGAGCTTTAATGAACACCATATTGTTGCCATATGCCAAGCTATTGTCGAATATCGTCAAACACAAGGTATTACTGGACCATTATATTTAGGTAAAGATACCCATGCTTTATCTGAGCCTGCCTTTGCCAGTGCTATTTCCGTGTTAATTGCCAATGGCGTTAATGTGGTTATACAACAAGATGAAGGCTTTACACCAACACCTGTGATTTCTCGCTTGATCATAGCCCATAATCAGAAAGCACCTGCTGAGCTAGCAGATGGTATTATTATTACACCGTCGCATAATCCGCCAGCAGATGGTGGCATAAAATACAACCCTCCACATGGCGGCCCAGCTCAAGCGAGTATTACCAAACAAATTGAAAAAAGAGCAAATGAGCTGATTGCCCAGCAATGCCAAGTCGTTATACAGCTTGCTTATCAAGAAGCCATGCAATCAAGTTTGCTGACAAAGCAAGACTTTATTAGTTTTTATACTCGTGAATTAGCTAAGATTATTGATATGCAAGCCATTGCTGATGCAGGAGTATGTATTGGTGTTGATCCGCTAGGTGGCTCAGGCATTCATTACTGGGGCGAAATTGCTCAGCGCTATGGTATTCAACTTTCAGTCGTTAACCCTGTGGTTGATGCAAGCTTTTCATTTATGCCATTAGATAAAGACGGCAAAATACGCATGGATTGCTCTTCGAAATATGCCATGGCAAACCTTATCAACATGAAAGATGATTTTGATATTAGCGTTGGCAATGATCCTGATTTTGACCGCCACGGTATTGTTACTAAAACTGGCGGCTTAATGAATCCAAATCATTATTTAGCTGTCGCCATTCATTATCTACTTTCGCACCGCAATTGGGGTAAAGAGAGAAAGATAGGCAAAACTTTAGTCTCTAGCTCAATTATTGACAGAGTGGCTAAAAAACATAATCAGCCGCTTGCAGAAGTGCCTGTAGGTTTTAAATGGTTTGTTGATGGTCTTGATGATACCAGCTTTGCTTTTGCTGGTGAGGAAAGTGCAGGAGCTGCCTTTATTACTAAAGCTGGCGATACATGGACAACCGATAAAGACGGCTTTATTTTGGCCTTACTGGCTGCGGAAATGTTAGCCGTTACAGGCAAAGATCCACATCAAATATACGCTGATTTAGCTGCTGAGTTAGGGCAACCTTTTTATGGGCGCGTGGAAGCACCCGCTAATTTAGCGCAAAAACAAAAACTGACTAACCTTGATGCCACTAGCATTAAAGTTGATAGCTTAGCTGGTGATAAAATTTTGCAGGTTATGTCACATGCCCCAGGTAACAATGCCGCTATTGGTGGGGTAAAGGTTGTAACTGATAATGCTTGGTTTGCTGCCAGACCTTCAGGTACCGAAGATATCTATAAAATCTATGCCGAGAGTTTTGTTAGTGAGCAACATCTGCAATTAGTGATTGCAGATGCACAGCGTATAGTCGATGGTGTTTTTGCTTAA
- the seqA gene encoding replication initiation negative regulator SeqA, with translation MKNIEIDEELYQYIATNTQFIGESASSILRRLLQLSPEKQASEAVVELEVESDKLAEPEQVKEPLKPAAPTATHESVFNFINKEELAMQRGAVGRFLLILAALYRAHPQQFEVVTDISGRDRLYFAHSEEELAASGSSTKPRQIPDSPFWVITNSNTTRKKMMLTKAAASLGYSETDVEKIRELL, from the coding sequence ATGAAAAACATCGAAATAGATGAAGAACTTTATCAATATATTGCCACAAACACTCAGTTTATCGGTGAAAGTGCTTCAAGCATTTTACGTCGTTTATTGCAGCTTTCGCCTGAAAAGCAAGCCAGTGAAGCGGTTGTTGAATTAGAAGTTGAATCAGATAAGCTTGCAGAGCCTGAGCAGGTAAAAGAACCCCTAAAGCCTGCTGCACCTACTGCAACTCATGAGAGTGTTTTCAATTTTATCAATAAAGAAGAGTTAGCTATGCAGCGCGGTGCTGTTGGCCGTTTCTTGTTAATTTTAGCGGCTTTGTATCGAGCACATCCTCAGCAATTTGAGGTGGTAACTGACATTTCAGGTCGAGATCGTTTGTATTTTGCCCACAGTGAAGAAGAGCTGGCAGCAAGCGGCAGCAGTACTAAGCCTCGTCAAATTCCAGACAGTCCATTTTGGGTTATCACCAACTCAAATACCACGAGAAAGAAAATGATGCTAACCAAGGCCGCAGCTTCTTTAGGTTATAGCGAAACTGATGTTGAAAAAATTAGAGAGTTGCTGTAA